The segment GCGCCGACGTGCTCGACACGCACGCGCACCAGGGCGACGCGACGGTGCTCGTGCCGGAGGCGCGGGCGCGCGAGTGTCTGCAGCGGCTGCGCGACGACGGCGCACTGGCCTTCAACCTGCTGGTGGACCTGACCTGCGTGGACTATCTCGGGCGCGAGCCGCGCTTCGAGCTCGTGTACCACCTGGCCTCGCTCGATCTCGCGCCGGCGGCGGGCGAGCCCTGCCGGATCCGGCACCG is part of the Myxococcota bacterium genome and harbors:
- a CDS encoding NADH-quinone oxidoreductase subunit C, with the protein product MSAAEELLAKVRALLGADVLDTHAHQGDATVLVPEARARECLQRLRDDGALAFNLLVDLTCVDYLGREPRFELVYHLASLDLAPAAGEPCRIRHR